AGGTGCCGAAGCTGCGGGCGATGGACCCCAGGGTGTTGCCGCTGCGGACGCGATAGAGCATGGAACCGTCGGCGGCCACCGTCACCGGACTGGAAGTCGGCTTGAAGGAGGCCAAAGCCGCCTCCACTTTCTCTCCCTGTCCCGCGGGAAGGTGCAGTTCCACGCCCGCCGGCAGGACCCGGCTGCGCTGCCAGACGTAGCGGGTCAGATGAGGGTTGAGGGACTGGAGTTGCTCCAGGTCGAGAGCGGAGAGCTTTTCAAGGTGGCTGACGTGGTATCCGTTCTCGAGCCGGATGGTGTCGAAAGCGGCGGGAGGATCGAATTCGACTTCGCCGAAGTAGCGGCGATAGTTGCGGTCGACCTCGATGGCGGCCAGGAACGAGGGGTAGAAGTTGCGGCTGGCGAAGCCGAAGGTGCGCGACTGGTAGTGATCCACGGTTTGCCTGAAGTCGTTGCCGTGGCGCTTCAGGGCCCGCAGCATGCCGTAGGGGCCGTGGTTGTAGGCCGTCACGGTGAAGGGCCAGTTCCCCAGCTTCTCGTGGTTTTCGCTGATGTAGCGGGCGGCGGCGTGGGTGGCTTTGATGGGATCGCGGCGTTCGTCGATGTAGCGGTTGATGCGCAGGTAGCGGCGTCCGGTCGAGCGCATGAACTGCCAGATTCCCACCGCTCCCACCTTGGAGTAGGCATTGAAGTCGAACGAGGACTCGACGTGTCCCATCAGCGCCAGCACCTTGGGCAGCCCGTGGTCCTGGAAGATTTCTTCGATGCGGTCGAGGTAGCGGCGCGAACGGATGAGTCCTTCCAGGTACTTGTCGCGAACGCCCCGCTGGTAGCGCACCTGCTCGCTCAGTTCCCGGAAGGTGCGGGGAGTGATTTCCATTCCCCGTTCCCGCACTCGCCGGATGAGGTCGAGGTGAACGGGTTGCAGGCGGGGCGAGGCGGTGCCCCACCGTCCGATCTCGGCCAGCCGGTCCTCCCAGGCTTCGCGGGCTTCCTTGAGAACTTCGCGCTGGCGTTCTTTCTCATCGTCGTCGTGCCGGATGCCCTTCTCCATGACCTGGACGTGATAGATCAGGCCCAGGTCGCGCATGTCGTGAAAGATGATGTGCTTCTCGTCCCACTCGGTAAAGACGCGGGTCCAGAAGGCGATCTCGGTCTCGAACCCCTGAGCCGGAAAGTCGTCGGCGATCTCGCTTAAGGAAAAGGGACTTTGGGATTGATAGGCGGCCAGCGGAGCCGTGGAAAGGAGCAGGGAGAAAATCAGGGCCAGCGGCGGCGAGAAAAAACGCATAGACGCCCATCTTACGTCATGGAGACCGCCATTTGAAGAGGAAATTCAACAGCCGTCAAACTGGTCGAGAGCTTTGAGGACGGCTCGAGCAACCTGGGAAGGGGTCAGACCTCTGGTCTGCACCGACAAGTCGGCCTGACGGTAGTGGGGCAGGCGGCTCCGGTAGAGACGCTGCAGGCGGCGGGCATCGCCGGCCAGCGGACGCCCGCCCTCCTTCTCGATGCGGCGTTGCATTTCCTGGAAAGGAACCTGCAGCCACAGGCTCACACCCGACGACTGCACCACCTTTCGGTTGCAGGCCCGGCAGAAGGCGCCGCCCCCCAAGGCGACCACGGCGGGCGGGTGGGCGGCCACATCCTTGAGCGCCTGAGATTCCAGGGCCCGGAAGGCCTTTTCTCCGTCCTCTTCGAAGATCTGCTCGATGCTGCGTCCGGCGCCCTCTACGATCCGCTGGTCGAGATCGTAGAAAGGACGGTCCAGGCGGCGGGCCAGCAGGGAGCCGACGGTGGACTTGCCGCAGCCCATGAATCCCACCAGGAAGAGATGTCCCGCTTCTTTCATGGGATGGCCCTTCAACCCCTCAGGCTTTGCAGGATATCGAAGAATTCGGGAAAAGAGACGGCGGCGCAGGCGGGATCGTCGATCTCCACCGCTTGGCGGGCGATCAGTCCGGCCACGGCGAAGGCCATGGCGATGCGGTGGTCGCCGTAGCTCTTCACTCGTCCGCCCTGAAGCGGCTGGCCGGGAGGGATGTGAAAACCGTCCGGGAACTCCTCGCATTCCACCCCCAGGGCCTGCAGGTTGCCGACCACGGCGGCAATGCGGTCGCACTCCTTTTTGCGCAGTTCCTCGGCGTCGCGCACGGTGAAACCCGACTTGAGACGGGTGCCCAGCACGGCCAGGGCCGGAATCTCATCGATCAGGTTGGGAATCCAGCGTCCTCTGAGCAGAGGCGGGAAGCGTTCCAGCGCGGCCGACTGATAGCTGAGTTCCAGGTCGCAGACCGGCTCTCCGTTGTGCTCGCGGTGGCGGCTTCGGCCGATCTCCAGGCCGGACTGCTGCAACAGCTCCAGCAGTCCGCTGCGCGAGGGGTTGATGCCTACATTGGGGATGCGCAGACGGGAACCGGGCACGACCAGGGCAGCCACGATGAAGAAGACGGCCGCCGAAAAGTCGCCTGGGATGGTGCAGTCGACTGCCCTCAGGGGCTGTCCGCCCCGCACCCGCAGCACGCCCTGCTCGGATGTGAATTCCGCCCCGAAAACGGGCAGGCAGCGTTCGGTGTGATCGCGCGTCGAGGTCTGCTCCACCACTTCGGTGAAGCCGTCCGCCACCAATCCCGCCAGCAGGACGCAGCTCTTGACCTGGGCGCTGGCCACCGGCGGACTGTAGCGCACGCCCCGCAGCGCGCTTCCCTCGATGCGCAGCGGCGGCAGCCCTCCGGGACGGCCCTCGATGCGCGCCCCCATCAGACGCAGCGGACGCAGGATGCGCTCCATGGGCCTCTGAGAGAGCGATTCGTCGCCCTCCAGGCTGGACGGGAAGGGCATCCCCGCCAGCGGCCCCGTCAAGAGCCGCATCAAGGTGCCGCTGTTGCGGGCCTGCAAGGGAGCTTGGGGGGCTTGCCAATCCTCCCATCCGCCGCTCTCGATGCGGACGCTGCGCCCCTGCTGATCGACACGGGCGCCCAAGGCTTCGATGCACTCCAGGGAAGCCGCGCAGTCGTCGGCGTCCGAGTAGTTGTCGAGGTTGGCGGTT
This portion of the Acidobacteriota bacterium genome encodes:
- a CDS encoding shikimate kinase; translated protein: MKEAGHLFLVGFMGCGKSTVGSLLARRLDRPFYDLDQRIVEGAGRSIEQIFEEDGEKAFRALESQALKDVAAHPPAVVALGGGAFCRACNRKVVQSSGVSLWLQVPFQEMQRRIEKEGGRPLAGDARRLQRLYRSRLPHYRQADLSVQTRGLTPSQVARAVLKALDQFDGC
- a CDS encoding transglycosylase SLT domain-containing protein, with the protein product MRFFSPPLALIFSLLLSTAPLAAYQSQSPFSLSEIADDFPAQGFETEIAFWTRVFTEWDEKHIIFHDMRDLGLIYHVQVMEKGIRHDDDEKERQREVLKEAREAWEDRLAEIGRWGTASPRLQPVHLDLIRRVRERGMEITPRTFRELSEQVRYQRGVRDKYLEGLIRSRRYLDRIEEIFQDHGLPKVLALMGHVESSFDFNAYSKVGAVGIWQFMRSTGRRYLRINRYIDERRDPIKATHAAARYISENHEKLGNWPFTVTAYNHGPYGMLRALKRHGNDFRQTVDHYQSRTFGFASRNFYPSFLAAIEVDRNYRRYFGEVEFDPPAAFDTIRLENGYHVSHLEKLSALDLEQLQSLNPHLTRYVWQRSRVLPAGVELHLPAGQGEKVEAALASFKPTSSPVTVAADGSMLYRVRSGNTLGSIARSFGTSIRSLMRWNGISNPHRIYAGQLLVVSPPSPLGEGIRSSTSGPSK
- the aroA gene encoding 3-phosphoshikimate 1-carboxyvinyltransferase, with the translated sequence MRIQPAKSLQGTPRLPGDKSISHRYAILSAMARGTANLDNYSDADDCAASLECIEALGARVDQQGRSVRIESGGWEDWQAPQAPLQARNSGTLMRLLTGPLAGMPFPSSLEGDESLSQRPMERILRPLRLMGARIEGRPGGLPPLRIEGSALRGVRYSPPVASAQVKSCVLLAGLVADGFTEVVEQTSTRDHTERCLPVFGAEFTSEQGVLRVRGGQPLRAVDCTIPGDFSAAVFFIVAALVVPGSRLRIPNVGINPSRSGLLELLQQSGLEIGRSRHREHNGEPVCDLELSYQSAALERFPPLLRGRWIPNLIDEIPALAVLGTRLKSGFTVRDAEELRKKECDRIAAVVGNLQALGVECEEFPDGFHIPPGQPLQGGRVKSYGDHRIAMAFAVAGLIARQAVEIDDPACAAVSFPEFFDILQSLRG